The following coding sequences are from one Lolium rigidum isolate FL_2022 chromosome 6, APGP_CSIRO_Lrig_0.1, whole genome shotgun sequence window:
- the LOC124662041 gene encoding protein root UVB sensitive 6-like has translation MAPTVGIKRSPAATQTVTAPPPSPPDARFAVREAVKSTLADPAPGARLDAPAPAPALEGFLCLEEIEGRRWKYVVDAASGNSSRRKGRRGGSAVPLGASVRAVPLQSPLPPAEEIMAFVRSYVVPEGFPDSVTPSYVPYMTWRALKHFFGGAMGVFTTRTLLSSVGVSQSKVTPGAIAINWILKDGAGRVGKMLFARQGKKFDNDVKQLRFSSDLLLEIGAGIELATAAFPQFFLPMACVANVVKNVAAVTSTSTRTPIYKAYSRGENIGDVTAKGESVGNIADLLGTGLSIFITKRNPSLVTSFALLSCGYLLSSYHEVRSVVLNTLNRARFTVAVDSFIKTGYVPTLKEGNSQETIFIHPWRHEPVEIGSRFGEAFQEPVSFVATRPLFEDERYMVTYNPTKDKVYALLKDQAKPDDILKAAFHAHVLLHFINKTHERKRMNPDRSDHYGSLHPRNMDFLAHIAESSKIVSSSYGTFRKKAKEQGWIMSESLLNPGKARLCVTRPQ, from the exons ATGGCGCCGACGGTGGGGATCAAGCGGTCCCCGGCCGCGACGCAGACAGTCacggcgccgccgccctcgcccccCGACGCGCGCTTCGCGGTGCGCGAGGCCGTCAAGTCCACCCTCGCCGACCCGGCCCCTGGCGCCAGGCTCGACGCCCCCGCGCCGGCCCCCGCGCTCGAGGGCTTCCTCTGCCTCGAGGAGATCGAAGGGAGGCGCTGGAAGTACGTCGTCGACGCCGCCTCCGGGAACAGCAGCAGGAGGAAGGGCAGGCGCGGGGGGTCCGCCGTGCCCCTCGGCGCCTCCGTCAGGGCCGTGCCGCTCCAGTCTCCGCTGCCGCCCGCCGAG GAAATTATGGCTTTCGTAAGATCATACGTTGTGCCTGAAGGGTTTCCAGACAGCGTTACTCCTTCGTACGTCCCATACATGACCTGGAGAGCTCTCAAG CATTTCTTTGGTGGAGCGATGGGGGTGTTCACGACAAGAACCTTGCTGAGCTCTGTTGGAGTCTCTCAAAGCAAGGTGACCCCGGGTGCCATTGCTATCAACTGGATCCTCAAG GACGGTGCTGGACGTGTTGGAAAAATGCTTTTTGCACGACAAGGAAAGAAGTTTGACAATGACGTAAAGCAG CTCCGCTTTTCTAGTGATCTCTTGCTGGAGATAGGTGCTGGGATAGAGTTAGCTACTGCGGCCTTCCCTCAGTTTTTCTTGCCTATGGCTTGTGTTGCAAATGTTGTAAAG AATGTCGCTGCGGTTACATCAACCTCAACTCGCACTCCAATCTACAAGGCATATTCAAGAGGCGAAAATATTGGAGATGTGACTGCTAAAGGAGAATCTGTGGGGAATATTGCAGATCTG CTGGGCACTGGTTTGAGCATCTTTATCACAAAACGGAACCCATCATTGGTGACTTCATTTGCCCTCCTGTCATGTGGATATCTCCTGAGTTCATATCACGAG GTGAGGTCTGTTGTGTTGAATACCCTGAACAGGGCAAGGTTTACTGTCGCAGTGGATTCCTTTATTAAGACAG GGTACGTTCCCACCTTGAAGGAAGGAAACTCACAGGAGACAATATTTATTCATCCTTGGCGGCATGAGCCGGTTGAAATAG GGTCACGGTTTGGAGAAGCTTTTCAAGAACCTGTTTCATTTGTTGCCACAAGGCCATTGTTTGAG GATGAGAGATACATGGTAACATATAACCCAACTAAGGATAAAGTATATGCTTTGCTCAAGGACCAAGCAAAGCCAGACGACATTCTCAAAGCTGCTTTCCAT GCTCATGTGTTGCTGCACTTCATTAATAAAACACATGAGCGAAAGAGGATGAACCCCGATCGATCAGATCATTATGGAAGCCTGCACCCACGAAACATGGATTTCCTGGCACACATTGCAGAATCTAGCAAAATTGTGTCATCCTCTTACGGAACATTCAGGAAGAAAGCAAAAGAACAG GGTTGGATAATGTCAGAATCGCTCCTTAACCCTGGGAAGGCTCGATTATGTGTCACAAGACCGCAATGA